The following DNA comes from Candidatus Binatia bacterium.
GCGCCGGCCGGTAGAGCTGGGCCAGCACTTTTCCCTCGACGCCCATCTCTTCGCAGACCTTCAGATAGTCGCTGACCTGCTCCAGCATGGAAGGAGGCAGCACGAAGTAAACTTCGTCCACGACCTCTTGATGGAGCAGGTCCGGGAGTTCCTCCACCGTCCCCCGGATCGGCAAGCCGCCGGTGGACGCCGCCGGCGCGGCGCTTCCCAAGGTTAGATAGCCTATTGGCACGACGCCTTCCTCGTGGTTGCGCCGCATGCCGTCGAGCAAGAGCGCGGTCTGGCGCCGCGCATCGGGCCCGTCGGCGGTGACGATCAGCGCGTGGCGCGTCGATTTTCCCGCGCGCCGGCGCAGCGCCAGCCATGACGATACCGCCATTCGCGTGACGATGAGCATGCCGGTCTCGACGACGACGAAAAGAACGAGCAGGCTGCGGTTGAAGGTTTCGAATTTGATGAGGAACAAAAGAAGCGAGAGAACGAGAAGACCGGCGGCGCCGACCTTGAGCGCGAGCCGGACGATGGCCGCGGGACTTTCGACCTTGGGCCGGTAGGCGCCGCCGAGAAAAAGCAGCAGCCACCAGAGAGGAATCGTCGCGAGGAGTATCCAGAGATAATGATCGATGGGCCCGAGCCCGAGCAGGCCTAGACTTTTGGGCAGAAGCTTTCGCAGATAGTACGACAGCACGAAGGCCGCCGCCACGACGACGGCGTCGATGGCCATCATCACTCGAGGAAA
Coding sequences within:
- a CDS encoding sugar transferase, whose amino-acid sequence is MERRALFPRVMMAIDAVVVAAAFVLSYYLRKLLPKSLGLLGLGPIDHYLWILLATIPLWWLLLFLGGAYRPKVESPAAIVRLALKVGAAGLLVLSLLLFLIKFETFNRSLLVLFVVVETGMLIVTRMAVSSWLALRRRAGKSTRHALIVTADGPDARRQTALLLDGMRRNHEEGVVPIGYLTLGSAAPAASTGGLPIRGTVEELPDLLHQEVVDEVYFVLPPSMLEQVSDYLKVCEEMGVEGKVLAQLYRPALARPYLEESFDLPFFSFSPTPLSVGRRYVKELIDLAGALALLTLLALPMALAGLLIWLGSGGPVLFRQERGGLHGRRFTMYKFRTMVPDADRLQTALADRNQMSGPVFKVVNDPRVTRWGKCLRRASLDELPQLLNVLKGDMSLVGPRPLPLAETAQIKGPLRRRFSMKPGITGLWQASGRSGVDFADWMRLDLEYVDNWSLRLDLKIFFKTILAVLSGRGAH